Proteins from one Marinifilum sp. JC120 genomic window:
- a CDS encoding RHS repeat-associated core domain-containing protein, protein GRAMGMIRNGQVFLFATDQLGSVFTVADPSGNSVQEVLYDSFGRRIQNSNPEHDLALGFCGGLYDSDTGLIHFGYREYDPVIGRFISPDPLGYDGGDVDVYGYCLDDPINFTDRDGLQSSSEESGNEDSGSGGNNTASESTESKSSSSGSSARSELGGYAGYTGYSGPSFSEYCGTDFSIGDLGTNFSSGNGGAGNKQFAI, encoded by the coding sequence ATGGCCGCGCAATGGGAATGATCCGTAATGGTCAGGTATTCCTCTTTGCAACCGATCAGTTAGGGAGTGTTTTTACTGTTGCCGATCCATCAGGAAATAGCGTACAGGAAGTCCTATATGATTCTTTCGGCAGAAGGATACAGAACAGTAATCCCGAACATGATCTGGCCCTCGGTTTCTGTGGTGGGCTTTATGACTCCGATACCGGACTGATCCACTTCGGCTACCGTGAGTATGATCCGGTCATCGGCAGGTTTATTTCGCCTGATCCGCTGGGGTATGATGGCGGGGATGTTGATGTGTATGGTTACTGTCTGGATGATCCGATTAACTTTACCGACCGGGACGGGTTGCAGAGCAGCAGTGAAGAGAGTGGCAATGAGGACTCTGGCTCTGGCGGGAACAACACTGCATCCGAGAGCACTGAAAGTAAGTCATCAAGTTCCGGTAGCTCGGCTAGATCAGAGCTAGGTGGCTATGCTGGTTATACCGGATATTCTGGGCCAAGTTTTAGTGAATATTGTGGGACAGATTTTAGCATAGGAGATCTCGGGACGAATTTTAG